The Cellulosimicrobium sp. ES-005 genome segment CACGAGCCAGCCGTCGAAGAGCGGCTCGCTCGACCCGTCGGCGGCGGTCACGGGCTCGCCCCAGGCGCCGTCGCGCTCCAGCGCGTACGACGACACGACCCAGGGGACGACGACCGCGAGCTCGTAGTCGCCCGGCGGCAGCGAGGGCGAGTGCTCGGTGTCACCGTCGGGGTCGCACGAGGCGAACGAGTCGACCGAGGTGGCGAGGTCGAGCACGTCGCCTTCGGCGAGGTCGACCGGCGTCGCGCCGTCGAGGTTCGTGGGCGTCAGGGACGACACGACGAGGCCGTCCTGCACGACGACGTACCCGGTGAGCCCGGCCGGGTCCAGGACACTCACGCGCGCGGCCGGGTCGACGGACACGCGCCCCGTGACCTCGACGAGGTCGGAGGACGCCACGGTGACGGCGGCCGGGTCGACCGACGCCGTCGCCAGCACGTCGGTGCCCGTCGCCGTGGGTGCGGGCGCGCCGCACCGGAGCGCGTCGGTCGTGACGGGAGAGGGGAACGCGGCCCGGTACGTGGGTGCCGGGCTCGGCGTGGGCTCGGGGGTCGGGGCGGGAGCGGGCAGGACGGGGCGCGGGTCCTCGGCGAGCAGGGCGTTCGCGCCGACGCCCGCGGCGGCGACGGCGAGCACGGCGGCCGCGCCGACCAGGACGGCACGGCGACGGCGGACGTGGCGCACGCCGTCGCGGACGAGACCGGCGGACGTCGCGTCGTCGGTCTGGGGGACCACCTCGTCGGCGACCGACCGCAGCACGACGTCGAGGTCGACGGGGCCGGGGTTCGTGGGGCGGTTCATCGCGCACCTCCAGGGGCGGACGGGGCGCTCCCGCGGACGGGAGCCGTGACGGGCAGGTCGTCGTCGGCGACGCGCAGCGGGCCGAGCCGCGCCGCGAGCTTCGCGTTCGCGTCGCTCAGGTACCGCTTGACGGCGCCCTCGCTCAGCGCGAGCCGTTCGGCGACGTCCCGGACGGTGAGGTCGGAGAAGTAGCGCAGGACGACGCACGCGCGCTCACGGGGCGCGAGCGCGCCGAGCGCCTCGACGACGTCGACACGCGCCTGGACGACGGGCTCGACGCGGTCGGTGGGGACGGGCGGGGCGAGCAGGTGGCGCACGCCGTCCCAGCGGCGCCGCCGTCGGGTGCCGTCGAGGAACCCGCTGAGGACCGCGCGTCGCACGTAGCTCTCGGCGAGCGCGAAGTCGGTCGCCCCGCGGCCCCGCCGGAACGTCCGGAACAGGGCGTCCTGCACGAGGTCCTCCGCCTCCGTGACGTCTCCCGTCAGGAGATAGGCGTAGCCCACGAGGGCACGACGCCGTGTGCGGACGATCTCGTCCAGCACCTCTTCCCACCGCGCCATCGCGACCGCCTCCCCCGCTCCTGGAACCACTCTTGCCCTTCTCAACGACGGGGTCGAGGGTTTCGTTGGGGTGGGGGAGCTCGCGGTTCGGGGCGGCTCACGACCGGTCGGTGCGCCGCGTTTGTGACGTCCTGCACGAGTGGTCGTGACGTGCGCCACACGTGCGTAGACTCACCCCCATCGCTCCGGCAGGGGACCGGCGCGACGGTCGCGCGGTTCGTCAAGGAGGACGGATGCTCACGCTCGGTTCGGAAAGTCTCACCATCGTCACCGTCATCGCGGTGATCGCGCTCGTCGCGCTGGTCTTCGCGTTCGTCCTGCGCAGACAGGTCCTCGCCGCGAACGAGGGCACGGCGAAGATGCAGGACATCGCCCAGGCCGTGCAGGAGGGCGCCGGGGCCTACCTGAGCCGCCAGTTCCGCACGCTCGCGCTGTTCGCGGTGATCGTGTTCGGCCTGCTGTTCCTCCTGCCGGGCGACGGCGGCATCCGCGTGGGGCGCTCGGTTGCGTTCCTCGTCGGCGCCGGGTTCTCGGCGGCGATCGGCTACCTCGGCATGTGGCTCGCGGTGCGTGCCAACGTGCGCGTCGCGTCGGCCGCGACCCGGCCGGGCGGACGCACCGAGGGCGCGCGCATCGCGTTCCGGACGGGCGGCGTCGTCGGCATGTCGGTGGTCGGTCTCGGCCTGCTCGGCGCCGCGGGGGTCGTGCTCGTCTACAAGGGCGACGCCCCGGCCGTGCTCGAGGGCTTCGGCTTCGGCGCCGCGCTGCTCGCGATGTTCATGCGCGTGGGCGGCGGCATCTTCACCAAGGCGGCCGACGTCGGCGCGGACCTGGTCGGCAAGGTCGAGCAGGGCATCCCCGAGGACGACCCGCGCAACGCCGCGACGATCGCGGACAACGTGGGCGACAACGTGGGCGACTGCGCCGGCATGGCCGCCGACCTCTTCGAGTCGTACGCCGTGACGCTCGTCGCGGCGCTCATCCTGGGCAAGGCCGCGATGGGCGAGGAGGGCCTCGTCTTCCCGCTCGTGGTCACCGCGATCGGCGCGCTCGTCGCCGTGCTCGGCGTGTTCATCACGCGCGTGCGCGGCCAGGAGAACGGCCTCAAGGCCATCTACCGCGGGTTCTACCTCTCGGCGCTCATCGGCGCGGTGCTCGCCGCCGTCGCCGCGTTCGTCTACCTGCCCTCGTCGTTCTCGGCGCTCGACGGCACCGCGGACCTCGGCGACCTCTCGGGCCTCGCGGCCGACCCGCGCGTCGTCGCGAGCCTCGCGGTCGTCATCGGCATCGTCCTCGCGGGCATCATCCTGTGGATCACGGGCTACTTCACCGGCACGACGTCCAAGCCGACCCTGCACGTGGCGGCGACCTCGCGCACGGGCGCGGCGACGGTCGTCCTGTCCGGCATCGGCGTCGGGTTCGAGTCCGCGGTGTACACGGCGGGCGTGATCGCCGCGGCGATCTGCGGCCTGTTCCTGCTCGCGGGCGGCTCGGTCTGGCTCGCGCTGTTCCTCGTCGCGCTCGCCGGGTGCGGGCTGCTCACCACGGTCGGCGTCATCGTCGCGATGGACACGTTCGGCCCGGTCTCGGACAACGCGCAGGGCATCTACGAGATGTCGGTTGGCGAGTCGGGCGATGGCGACCCGGAGGCCGCGCAGATCCTCACGGACCTCGACGCGGTCGGGAACACGACGAAGGCCATCACCAAGGGCATCGCCATCACGACGGCGGTGCTCGCGGCGACCGCCCTGTTCGGGTCGTACGCCGATGCCGTGAGCCACGCGATGGCGGACGTCCAGACGGTCGGGAGCGGCCTCGTCACGGCGATGCTCGACTACGAGATCATCTCGCCGATCACGCTCGTGGGCGTGATCCTCGGCGCCGCGACGGTCTTCCTCTTCTCCGGTCTCGCGATCGACGCCGTGACGCGGGCCGCCGGGGCGATCGTCTTCGAGGTGCGCCGCCAGTTCCGCGAGCACCCCGGGATCATGACGTTCCAGGAGCGCCCGGAGTACGGCAAGGTCGTGGACATCTGCACGCGCGACTCGCTGCGCGAGCTCGCGACGCCGGGCCTGCTCGCCGCGTTCGCGCCCATCGCGGTCGGGTTCGGCCTGGGCGTCGGCCCGCTCGCCGGCTTCC includes the following:
- a CDS encoding sodium-translocating pyrophosphatase; its protein translation is MLTLGSESLTIVTVIAVIALVALVFAFVLRRQVLAANEGTAKMQDIAQAVQEGAGAYLSRQFRTLALFAVIVFGLLFLLPGDGGIRVGRSVAFLVGAGFSAAIGYLGMWLAVRANVRVASAATRPGGRTEGARIAFRTGGVVGMSVVGLGLLGAAGVVLVYKGDAPAVLEGFGFGAALLAMFMRVGGGIFTKAADVGADLVGKVEQGIPEDDPRNAATIADNVGDNVGDCAGMAADLFESYAVTLVAALILGKAAMGEEGLVFPLVVTAIGALVAVLGVFITRVRGQENGLKAIYRGFYLSALIGAVLAAVAAFVYLPSSFSALDGTADLGDLSGLAADPRVVASLAVVIGIVLAGIILWITGYFTGTTSKPTLHVAATSRTGAATVVLSGIGVGFESAVYTAGVIAAAICGLFLLAGGSVWLALFLVALAGCGLLTTVGVIVAMDTFGPVSDNAQGIYEMSVGESGDGDPEAAQILTDLDAVGNTTKAITKGIAITTAVLAATALFGSYADAVSHAMADVQTVGSGLVTAMLDYEIISPITLVGVILGAATVFLFSGLAIDAVTRAAGAIVFEVRRQFREHPGIMTFQERPEYGKVVDICTRDSLRELATPGLLAAFAPIAVGFGLGVGPLAGFLAGAIGAGVLMAVFLANSGGAWDNAKKIVEDGAYGGKGSEAHAATVIGDTVGDPFKDTAGPAINPLIKVMNLVSVLIAPAVVLMSVPADANHALRIGIAVVAAAIAFGAVIMSRLRAARVDREDSSVEPERVATGA
- a CDS encoding sigma-70 family RNA polymerase sigma factor, encoding MARWEEVLDEIVRTRRRALVGYAYLLTGDVTEAEDLVQDALFRTFRRGRGATDFALAESYVRRAVLSGFLDGTRRRRRWDGVRHLLAPPVPTDRVEPVVQARVDVVEALGALAPRERACVVLRYFSDLTVRDVAERLALSEGAVKRYLSDANAKLAARLGPLRVADDDLPVTAPVRGSAPSAPGGAR